In Cyclopterus lumpus isolate fCycLum1 chromosome 9, fCycLum1.pri, whole genome shotgun sequence, a single genomic region encodes these proteins:
- the LOC117736518 gene encoding uncharacterized protein LOC117736518 isoform X1, whose product MTLVKTACLGSGFHLYVDHLYTSPRLFKDLFGLNIGECGTYGANRRGCPRTDSNALSKKDPRSSIRWIRDGPLVFVKWMDGREVAVCSTIHPAYSGSSVQRRVKSPGGDGPPSTSRYI is encoded by the coding sequence ATGACCCTGGTGAAGACGGCCTGCCTGGGCAGCGGCTTTCATTTATACGTGGATCATCTCTACACCAGTCCGAGACTCTTCAAGGATCTGTTCGGCCTGAACATCGGGGAGTGTGGCACGTACGGGGCCAACAGAAGAGGGTGCCCGCGCACAGACTCGAACGCGCTGAGCAAAAAGGACCCCAGGAGCTCCATCAGGTGGATCCGCGACGGCCCGCTGGTTTTCGTGAAGTGGATGGACGGCCGCGAGGTCGCCGTCTGCTCCACGATCCACCCGGCGTACTCCGGGAGCTCCGTGCAGAGGAGGGTCAAGTCTCCGGGCGGCGATGGGCCGCCAAGTACATCCCGTTATATATGA
- the LOC117736518 gene encoding piggyBac transposable element-derived protein 4-like isoform X2 — MPWDRYWVISWNVHMSDPERDTQNDRRKGTPGHDGLFRLKPLLDSVKDACRSSYHPRQNLSVDERAAPLQRMKGKPTKWGFKLFALADGSSGYTWDFTVYTGKSPLPPTPS, encoded by the coding sequence ATGCCGTGGGACCGGTACTGGGTGATCTCTTGGAACGTCCACATGAGCGACCCCGAGAGGGACACGCAGAACGACCGGAGGAAGGGGACGCCGGGCCACGACGGCCTGTTTCGACTGAAGCCCCTGCTGGACTCGGTGAAGGACGCGTGCAGATCTTCCTACCACCCGAGGCAGAACCTCTCGGTAGACGAGAGGGCGGCGCCGCTGCAGCGCATGAAGGGCAAGCCGACCAAGTGGGGCTTCAAGCTCTTCGCTTTGGCCGACGGCAGCAGCGGCTACACCTGGGATTTCACCGTGTACACGGGGAAGTCGCCGCTCCCCCCGACGCCGTCATGA